The Geomonas agri genome contains the following window.
TCTCATTGTACGCGGGGATGTGGTACAGCGAGGACAGCGTCACGATCAGTTCGTCGCGGGAACTGGTCACGATCATCAATGTGGAGTCGAGCAACCCGTCGACTACGCGCTGTGACGAGGCGGCACCCAATTGGATGTTGTGAATGATCCGGCTCTTCTGGTTCATGTCACCCTGCAGCGGCAGGTCAAAAAGCTTGGATATGTGGCTGAGGGTCGGGTTGGCCAGGATGGGGGAATAGTTGAAACCGGCGATCACCTTGACCTGCGGTTCAAAGGCCCTTTTAAGGTACTTGGTGGTGACGTCCTTCTTGTTCGGGAGCATCTTGTTGACGATGATCCCTCTCACGTCGGCCCCTTCGCGTTCGTACAGGGCCAGGTTCAGATGCACCGCATCGATGACCTTGCCGATGCCGCTTTCGCTGACGATCACGACCGGCGCGCCGATCAGCTTGGCCACCTTGGCGTTGGACAACCCGATGACCGCCCCTACGCCGCCATGGCCGGCCCCCTCTATGATCAGGAAGTCGTATTTCGTTTCCAGTTCCCGGAGCGCATCGAGGATGCAGTCCGACAGGGAGAGATCGTCCAGCTTTCCCGTGAGGTAATCCTTGGTGAAATCCCGGTACAGCGCCACCGGCGACATTAGCGCGATGTCCTCTTCCAGACCGAAAGCCTTGGCCATGAGCAGGGCATCCATGTCCACCATGAAATCGTCGTAGAGCAGCACCTTGGGGCCGAACGGCTTTACGAAGCCGACCCGCTGGTACTTCTTCCTGGCCTGGTGCATGAGCGAAATGCTGATGGTCGTCTTGCCACAGTTTTGTCCGGTCGCCGCAACGAAGATCTTTTTCGCCATGTGCACCCCTTTGTTTGGAATGGCGTATGTTTACACCATCTCGGAGCGTGCCGTCAAGAAAAGTAATACGGGGAGGGGGTGTGGGTCACGGGAGGAATTTGAGCAGGAGCATCGAGATGTCGTCGTCGAAGGTGGTATTGCCGGTAAAGGCACGTAGTGCGTCGAGCACGGCGTCGATGATGGCTGCCGAGGTCTTGCGGTGTTCGCGGGCCAGCACCCCCTTGAGTCGCTGCACTCCGAAGAGTTCCCCGGAGGGGCTCTGGGTCTCGGTGATGCCGTCGGTGTAGAGCAGCAGCAGGTCACCCCTTTCCACCTGCATGGCCGGTTCGTCGAAGGCGACCCGGCGCTGTACCCCAAGGATCAGCCCCTCTGCGTCCAACTCGAAGAAGCGCTCCTCCTCGGGGCGGTAGAGCAGGGGCGGAGGATGGCCGGCATTACTGTAGCGCAGTCTCCCCGAGGTCCTGTGGTAGCTCAGGTAGGACATGGTGATGAACAGTTCGGCGCGGGAGAGGTCGTCGTGCAGGATCTCGTTCAGGGCGGCGACCACCTGGGCCGGGCCGTCCAGGGCCGGCATCTGGGCCCGCAGCACGCTGCGCGTCTCGACCATGATCAGGGCCGCCCCGACGCTGTGTCCTGAGACGTCCGCGATGACTAGGTCGAGCCGTTCGCCGTGGAGCAGGATGTCGTAGTAGTCGCCGCCGATGTGGCTGGCGGGGACGCAGCGCCCGGCGCAGTCGATGCCGGTCAGAAGCGGCGGGGCGGCGGGAAGCAGCGACAGTTGGATCTGCCTGGCGATCTCCATCTCCTTGTGCATGCTGGTGTTTTGCAAAAGGGCGTGTTCCGCGTGCTTGCGCTCGGTGATGTCCTGCTTGATGCAGATGAAGTGCCTGATCTGGCCGTCCTGGTCCAGGACCGGCGTGATGGTCTGCTCCTCCGGGTAGAGTTCGCCGTTTTTGCGCCGGTTCACCAACTCGCCGTGCCAGATCTTGCCCGCCATGATGGTGGCCCAAAGGTCCTGGTACAGCCCCGGGTCCTGCCGGTCGGATTTCAGAAAGCTTAAATCGCGGCCGACTGCTTCCTCCGGCGAGTAGCCGGTCATCCTGGTGAAGGCTTCGTTGACCGAGAGCACCACGCCGTTGTTGTCGGTGATGACGATGGCGTTGGCCGCCGCTTCCAGGGCGGCGCTTTGCACCCGCAGCGATTCCTCGGCCTGCTTGCGCTCCGAGATGTCGGAGATCAGGCCGTCGTAGGCGATCAGATCCCCCTGTTCGCTGTAACGCGGCACCACCGTGTTGATGACCCAGCGCAGCGAGCCGTCCTTGTGCCGGATTCGGTGCTCGACCGAGGGGATTTCCTTGCCGGCGCGCAACTCCTCGGTCAGGCTGGTCACGGCGGGGCGGTCCTCCTCGTGGATCATCTGGTACCACAGGAAGGGGTTTTGCTGGTATTCCTCGTCGCTGTAGCCGGTGACCGAGAGGCAGCCCGGCCCGTGCGAGGTGCGGGTCACGTTGCCTTCGCTGATGGTGACCGTGTAGATGTAGTCGGTGACTGCGGCCACGAGCCGCTTGTAGCGCCGCTCGCTTCTCACCAGCGCCGCTTC
Protein-coding sequences here:
- a CDS encoding AAA family ATPase encodes the protein MAKKIFVAATGQNCGKTTISISLMHQARKKYQRVGFVKPFGPKVLLYDDFMVDMDALLMAKAFGLEEDIALMSPVALYRDFTKDYLTGKLDDLSLSDCILDALRELETKYDFLIIEGAGHGGVGAVIGLSNAKVAKLIGAPVVIVSESGIGKVIDAVHLNLALYEREGADVRGIIVNKMLPNKKDVTTKYLKRAFEPQVKVIAGFNYSPILANPTLSHISKLFDLPLQGDMNQKSRIIHNIQLGAASSQRVVDGLLDSTLMIVTSSRDELIVTLSSLYHIPAYNEKIAGLVISGHAPVSEVTQQILHDSHIPYIRVEETTAEVFTALSDDVAKITYEDQEKLNWIMANAERDVDFEAIDALL
- a CDS encoding SpoIIE family protein phosphatase, with the protein product MGKPLRVLIVEDSEDDALLLIFELRRGNYAPVSRRVETAEAMRKALEEENWDLVVSDYVLPGFTGLEALQVLRESGLDIPFIIVSGKIGEDTAVGAMKEGANDYLIKGNTSRLIPAIEREMQEAQVRRKKREAEAALVRSERRYKRLVAAVTDYIYTVTISEGNVTRTSHGPGCLSVTGYSDEEYQQNPFLWYQMIHEEDRPAVTSLTEELRAGKEIPSVEHRIRHKDGSLRWVINTVVPRYSEQGDLIAYDGLISDISERKQAEESLRVQSAALEAAANAIVITDNNGVVLSVNEAFTRMTGYSPEEAVGRDLSFLKSDRQDPGLYQDLWATIMAGKIWHGELVNRRKNGELYPEEQTITPVLDQDGQIRHFICIKQDITERKHAEHALLQNTSMHKEMEIARQIQLSLLPAAPPLLTGIDCAGRCVPASHIGGDYYDILLHGERLDLVIADVSGHSVGAALIMVETRSVLRAQMPALDGPAQVVAALNEILHDDLSRAELFITMSYLSYHRTSGRLRYSNAGHPPPLLYRPEEERFFELDAEGLILGVQRRVAFDEPAMQVERGDLLLLYTDGITETQSPSGELFGVQRLKGVLAREHRKTSAAIIDAVLDALRAFTGNTTFDDDISMLLLKFLP